Proteins encoded together in one Halalkalicoccus sp. NIPERK01 window:
- a CDS encoding autotransporter outer membrane beta-barrel domain-containing protein — translation QDVVYTSLGTRAATQVSLGDVVLTPSVTLGWQHAFGDLAPQARLRFAGGSAFGVSGVPVVGDAALVGAGLAYDLSDVSAIRVNYTGQLSPKA, via the coding sequence CAGGACGTGGTATACACGAGCCTGGGCACGCGGGCGGCGACGCAGGTGAGCCTGGGGGACGTGGTGCTGACGCCGAGCGTGACGCTGGGCTGGCAGCACGCCTTCGGGGATCTGGCGCCCCAGGCACGCTTGCGGTTTGCCGGCGGGAGCGCGTTCGGGGTGAGCGGCGTTCCCGTGGTGGGGGATGCGGCGCTGGTGGGGGCCGGCTTGGCCTACGACCTGTCGGACGTGTCGGCGATCCGGGTGAACTACACCGGCCAGCTCAGCCCCAAGGC